A genomic segment from Paenibacillus sp. FSL K6-1096 encodes:
- a CDS encoding carbohydrate ABC transporter permease → MFALNRRTKSEVLFDSINNLVMLCICFLTLYPIWYVLINAFNDGNDAMLGGIYWWPRMFTLKNFEAVFASPGIMLAMAITVAKTVVGVAVHVFFTAMVAYALSRKDLVGGKIYILIGTVTLFFNGGLIPTFLLNRDLHLLDNFLVYIIPVMFSFFDLIIFMTFFREIPDGLDEAARIDGANDWSILLRIVLPVSMPVIATIALFHGVYQWNDYFTGIIYINNVDLQPIQTYLFRVVAQSSSNTMMTAVQGSAATRTVTSQSIKLATMVVTTLPIVFVYPFLQRYFVKGMMIGSIKG, encoded by the coding sequence ATGTTTGCGCTCAATCGCAGAACCAAAAGCGAAGTCTTATTCGATAGCATTAACAACCTGGTGATGCTCTGCATCTGCTTCCTGACGCTCTACCCGATCTGGTATGTGCTGATCAACGCCTTCAATGACGGCAATGATGCCATGCTGGGCGGAATCTACTGGTGGCCGCGGATGTTCACCCTGAAGAACTTTGAGGCGGTCTTCGCAAGCCCCGGCATTATGCTGGCGATGGCCATTACCGTAGCCAAGACAGTAGTCGGTGTGGCCGTGCATGTATTCTTCACAGCAATGGTCGCGTATGCTCTATCCCGCAAGGATCTGGTGGGCGGCAAAATCTACATTCTGATCGGTACGGTCACCCTGTTCTTCAACGGCGGGCTGATCCCGACCTTCCTGCTGAACCGCGACCTGCATCTGCTCGATAACTTCCTGGTGTATATCATCCCGGTGATGTTCAGCTTCTTCGACCTCATTATCTTCATGACCTTCTTCCGGGAAATTCCGGATGGCCTGGATGAGGCGGCGCGGATTGACGGGGCCAACGACTGGTCGATTCTGCTGCGGATTGTGCTTCCGGTCTCCATGCCGGTTATTGCCACCATCGCGCTGTTCCACGGGGTTTATCAGTGGAATGATTATTTTACCGGGATTATCTACATCAACAACGTGGATCTGCAGCCGATTCAGACCTATCTGTTCCGGGTCGTGGCCCAGTCCAGCTCCAATACGATGATGACTGCGGTCCAGGGCAGCGCGGCCACAAGAACGGTCACCTCACAGTCGATTAAGCTGGCCACCATGGTCGTGACCACACTGCCGATCGTGTTCGTCTATCCGTTCCTGCAGCGTTATTTCGTCAAAGGCATGATGATTGGCTCGATCAAGGGCTAA
- a CDS encoding AAC(3) family N-acetyltransferase: MEELQGTLITADMLAADFRRLGVQEGMTILLHSSFKSLGQWVAGGPVAVILALEQVLGEEGTLVMPTQSADLTDPSGWSRPPVPEDWWPGIREHMPAYDPDLTPVRGMGIIPDCFRKQKGVRRSSHPIDSFAAWGKHRDAIIDGHGLEYAFGEQSPLARIYELGGSVLLLGVDHGNNTSLHLAEHRADYAGKQEVMAGAPMMVDGVKQWVEFKDYNWNSDDFAQLGADFGRETGRIVSGHVAASAAQLVPQREIVDYGVKWLEQHRR, from the coding sequence TTGGAAGAATTACAAGGAACATTGATTACTGCAGATATGCTTGCCGCCGACTTCCGGCGGCTGGGCGTGCAGGAAGGAATGACGATCCTGCTGCATTCCTCCTTCAAGTCACTCGGACAGTGGGTGGCCGGCGGTCCGGTTGCCGTGATTCTGGCGCTGGAGCAGGTGCTGGGTGAAGAAGGCACGCTGGTCATGCCGACGCAGTCTGCGGATCTGACCGATCCGTCCGGCTGGAGCCGGCCGCCGGTGCCGGAGGACTGGTGGCCGGGTATCCGGGAGCATATGCCGGCGTATGACCCGGACCTAACGCCGGTTAGGGGGATGGGGATTATCCCTGACTGCTTCCGCAAGCAGAAGGGCGTGCGGCGCAGCAGCCATCCGATTGACTCTTTTGCCGCCTGGGGGAAGCACCGGGATGCCATCATTGACGGGCACGGCCTGGAATATGCCTTCGGGGAGCAGTCCCCGCTGGCCCGGATCTATGAGCTGGGCGGCAGTGTGCTGCTGCTGGGTGTGGACCATGGGAACAACACCTCGCTGCATCTGGCGGAGCACCGGGCAGATTATGCCGGGAAGCAGGAGGTCATGGCGGGCGCGCCGATGATGGTGGATGGGGTGAAACAATGGGTGGAGTTCAAGGATTATAACTGGAACTCGGATGATTTCGCCCAGCTTGGCGCGGACTTCGGCCGGGAGACCGGGCGGATTGTAAGCGGACATGTGGCTGCATCGGCAGCACAGCTGGTTCCGCAGCGGGAGATTGTCGATTATGGCGTGAAGTGGCTGGAGCAGCACCGCAGGTAG
- a CDS encoding extracellular solute-binding protein has protein sequence MGMKHKPKKTVLMLLGLMMAFSVTGCGSKDNAAGGNTGNNKPANTEATAAPATDAATPAPAASADEPGWKSDTSPITFDWYLNFAWFPNKWGVDPTSQYVTKKTGVNLNFIVPAGNENEKLNTLIASGKLPDFITLGYWEDAIKKMIEGDLVLPLNKLADEYDPYFYKVSDKDKLGWYTQPDGNVYGYPNSSSSPADYKQYGDTYVSNQTFAVRKDIYEAIGSPDMRTPEGFLAALKAAKEKFPEVNGQPLIPLGLHEFTENGNDSLEGYIQNFLNIPWEKDGKVYDRETDPEYVRWMKTLRQANQDGLLAKDIFIDKRAQMEEKIVQGRYFAMLYQRTDFASQLGTIFQKNPEQVYIAVDGPANSKMDPPALNGPGISGWTVTLISKNVKDKARAIKFLSYLNSEEGQKDLFLGEKGVSYDTIDGKDQFLPEALELMNSDRGAFDKKYGSSFTFWMMQNTNITDQWKPESVEPYKQLEDWTKGKSINTSEFQLIDPTGNSPEGIIATKLKQLRGKTLPKLLMAESDAEFDKIWSDYLEKKEKDGQATFDAYRQTKYEENKKKLGM, from the coding sequence ATGGGCATGAAACATAAGCCGAAGAAAACGGTCCTGATGCTCTTGGGACTCATGATGGCCTTCTCTGTTACGGGCTGTGGCAGCAAGGATAACGCCGCGGGCGGAAACACGGGGAACAATAAGCCGGCGAACACGGAGGCTACGGCGGCACCTGCAACAGACGCTGCAACACCGGCGCCTGCGGCTTCAGCCGATGAACCGGGCTGGAAGAGCGATACATCACCGATTACGTTTGACTGGTATCTGAACTTTGCCTGGTTCCCGAACAAATGGGGTGTAGACCCGACCTCCCAATATGTGACCAAGAAGACTGGCGTTAATCTGAACTTCATCGTACCTGCAGGCAATGAGAACGAGAAGCTGAACACGCTGATTGCATCCGGCAAGCTGCCGGACTTCATTACCCTGGGATACTGGGAAGATGCGATCAAAAAAATGATTGAAGGCGATCTGGTCCTGCCGCTGAACAAGCTGGCCGATGAATATGACCCGTACTTCTACAAGGTATCGGATAAGGATAAGCTGGGCTGGTACACTCAGCCGGACGGCAATGTGTACGGTTATCCGAACTCTTCATCCTCCCCGGCTGACTATAAGCAATATGGCGATACCTATGTATCCAACCAGACCTTTGCGGTCCGCAAGGATATCTATGAAGCGATCGGCAGCCCGGATATGCGCACACCTGAAGGCTTCCTCGCTGCGCTGAAGGCTGCGAAGGAGAAGTTCCCTGAGGTGAACGGCCAGCCGCTGATTCCGCTCGGTCTGCATGAGTTTACCGAGAACGGCAACGACTCGCTAGAAGGCTACATTCAGAACTTCCTGAACATCCCTTGGGAGAAGGACGGCAAGGTGTATGACCGTGAGACGGATCCTGAGTATGTCCGCTGGATGAAGACCCTCCGCCAGGCGAACCAGGATGGACTCCTGGCTAAGGATATCTTCATTGACAAGCGTGCACAGATGGAAGAGAAGATCGTACAGGGACGTTACTTCGCCATGCTGTATCAGCGTACAGACTTCGCTTCGCAGCTCGGTACGATTTTCCAGAAGAATCCTGAGCAGGTGTACATTGCCGTAGACGGCCCGGCCAACAGCAAGATGGACCCGCCGGCTCTGAACGGTCCCGGAATCTCCGGCTGGACAGTGACCCTGATCTCCAAGAACGTGAAGGATAAAGCGCGTGCCATCAAGTTCCTCAGCTACCTGAACAGTGAAGAAGGCCAAAAGGATCTTTTCCTGGGTGAAAAAGGGGTCAGCTATGATACAATTGACGGCAAGGACCAATTCCTGCCTGAAGCGCTGGAGCTGATGAACTCCGACCGCGGAGCGTTCGATAAGAAGTACGGTTCTTCATTCACCTTCTGGATGATGCAGAACACCAACATTACCGACCAATGGAAGCCGGAATCGGTTGAGCCTTACAAGCAACTGGAAGACTGGACAAAGGGCAAGTCGATCAACACCTCCGAATTCCAGCTGATCGATCCGACAGGCAACTCGCCGGAAGGCATTATCGCTACCAAGCTGAAACAGCTGCGCGGCAAAACGCTGCCGAAGCTGCTGATGGCCGAGTCTGATGCTGAATTCGACAAGATCTGGTCTGATTATCTGGAGAAGAAAGAAAAAGACGGCCAGGCTACCTTCGATGCCTACCGCCAGACCAAATATGAAGAGAACAAGAAGAAGCTTGGAATGTAA
- a CDS encoding response regulator, with protein MTNLLIVDDEKMIRQGLKAMIEREYPSVYTVSLAGNGAEALELYRQQRQDVIITDIRMPIMDGMTMLAQLSAEAGPGEAPAVVILSGHDDFEYAKSAIRYRVKDYLLKPIRREELFGILERIAAEGAERESSSRRQQEEAESYRRELRAARLRGLLLQQEGEVSAAQQQELAALEVPFTVGVLNYYHSDGTRMKPGEVQGLLEQLAGPLEQHFAEILTDGEGRLVLAGSGERFRELAGKAGAKELKRLLLGISRETLQAEQFRAAYLEACRALEYTFLSPQASFVDYTEIQSGRLSFPAPEEELRKLLNMLGTDREKEIKALLGVIFQTDHLPHLDLSYLENVGRSINERVLDEVFRAHGEASVEVLKLYRLVGNLHNFRHFHDYYRTLEHLLLSVNDYIIGIKSAHTEHADMEEALAYIEANYSRPLNMAMVSNYVSLNYSYFSEAFKAYTGESFVLYLKKVRIRHAKELLADHRIKLASVSEAVGFENSKQFTRVFKELEGISPGEYRAKLLLGRYSGPAGDEES; from the coding sequence ATGACTAATCTGCTGATTGTAGATGATGAGAAGATGATCCGTCAGGGCCTGAAGGCGATGATCGAACGGGAATACCCGTCTGTCTACACCGTATCGCTCGCGGGGAACGGGGCAGAGGCGCTGGAGCTGTACAGGCAGCAGCGGCAAGACGTAATTATTACAGACATCCGAATGCCGATTATGGACGGGATGACGATGCTTGCGCAGCTGTCTGCGGAGGCGGGGCCGGGGGAGGCTCCGGCGGTGGTGATCCTCAGCGGACATGATGACTTTGAATATGCCAAAAGCGCGATCCGCTACCGCGTCAAGGATTATCTGCTGAAGCCGATCCGCCGGGAGGAGCTGTTCGGGATTCTCGAACGGATTGCAGCGGAGGGGGCGGAGCGGGAATCCAGCAGCCGCAGGCAGCAGGAGGAGGCGGAGAGCTACCGCCGCGAGCTGCGGGCAGCCCGGCTGCGCGGTCTCCTGCTGCAGCAGGAGGGAGAGGTGTCTGCTGCCCAGCAGCAGGAGCTGGCGGCGCTGGAAGTGCCTTTTACCGTAGGCGTGTTGAACTATTATCACTCTGACGGCACGAGAATGAAGCCAGGCGAGGTGCAGGGTCTGCTGGAGCAGCTGGCCGGACCGCTGGAGCAGCATTTCGCGGAGATTCTGACGGACGGGGAGGGGCGGCTGGTGCTGGCCGGCAGCGGGGAACGCTTCCGGGAGCTGGCCGGGAAGGCCGGAGCCAAGGAGCTGAAGCGGCTGCTGCTGGGGATCAGCCGGGAGACGCTTCAGGCGGAACAGTTCCGCGCCGCTTACCTGGAAGCCTGCCGGGCGCTGGAATACACCTTCCTGTCCCCGCAGGCCAGCTTCGTGGATTACACTGAGATACAGTCCGGGCGGCTGAGCTTCCCTGCTCCGGAGGAGGAGCTGCGCAAGCTGCTCAATATGCTGGGGACGGACCGGGAGAAGGAGATTAAGGCGCTGCTTGGCGTTATTTTTCAGACCGATCATCTGCCTCATCTGGATCTGAGTTATCTGGAGAACGTAGGCCGGAGCATTAATGAACGTGTGCTGGATGAGGTGTTCCGTGCGCACGGCGAGGCATCGGTGGAGGTGCTGAAGCTCTACCGTCTGGTGGGGAATCTGCATAACTTCCGCCATTTCCATGACTATTACCGGACGCTGGAGCATTTGCTCCTGAGCGTGAACGATTATATAATTGGCATCAAATCGGCTCATACGGAGCATGCCGACATGGAGGAAGCGCTGGCATACATTGAAGCGAATTACAGCCGCCCGCTCAATATGGCGATGGTCAGCAACTATGTGTCCCTGAACTATTCCTACTTCAGCGAAGCGTTCAAGGCTTACACCGGGGAGAGCTTCGTGCTCTATCTCAAAAAAGTCCGCATCCGCCACGCCAAAGAGCTGCTCGCCGATCACCGGATCAAGCTGGCCTCTGTCTCGGAGGCTGTCGGCTTCGAGAACAGCAAGCAGTTCACGCGGGTGTTCAAGGAGCTGGAGGGCATCTCCCCCGGAGAATACCGGGCGAAGCTGCTGCTGGGGCGTTATTCCGGTCCGGCTGGCGATGAGGAGTCTTAA
- a CDS encoding ABC transporter permease subunit, whose translation MENKRNTKPGPVMGQLVPAAIETGSGRKHSLWRKFLAQRHLQTMALLGVAWMIIFNYIPIYGLIISFKEYNIVKSIAEAPWVGLDHFRELLDDDDLPNVIYNTLGISLIKLLVGFPLPIIFALFLNEVRSLRYKKAIQTISYLPHFLSWVVLGGILATWLADVGIINNILMALHIIDQPITYLAEPKYFWTIIISSDIWKELGWSAIIYLAAIAGVSPEMYEAATIDGAGRFQKMWYVTLPAIRATISILFILAVSGVLSSNFDQILVLRNSLNDSASNVIDYYIYQTGIVSNRFSYSAAVTLVKAVIALILLLIANQVSKKINDTSLF comes from the coding sequence ATGGAGAACAAACGTAACACCAAGCCCGGTCCGGTGATGGGGCAGCTCGTTCCCGCTGCAATCGAAACCGGTTCAGGCCGCAAGCATTCGCTCTGGCGGAAGTTCTTAGCCCAGCGCCATCTGCAGACGATGGCCTTGCTCGGCGTAGCCTGGATGATTATTTTCAACTACATTCCGATTTACGGCTTGATTATTTCCTTCAAGGAATATAACATCGTCAAGTCGATTGCTGAAGCTCCATGGGTGGGGCTGGATCATTTCAGGGAACTGCTGGACGACGACGATCTGCCGAACGTTATCTACAATACGCTGGGAATCAGTCTGATCAAGCTGCTGGTCGGATTCCCGCTGCCGATTATATTCGCGCTGTTTCTGAATGAGGTCCGTTCTCTCCGTTACAAGAAGGCGATTCAGACGATCTCTTATCTGCCGCATTTTCTCTCCTGGGTGGTGCTTGGCGGAATTCTCGCCACCTGGCTCGCCGATGTGGGGATTATCAATAATATCCTGATGGCACTGCATATCATTGACCAGCCGATTACCTATTTGGCGGAGCCGAAATACTTCTGGACCATTATTATCTCCTCTGACATCTGGAAGGAGCTGGGATGGTCAGCCATTATCTATCTGGCGGCGATCGCCGGTGTCTCTCCTGAGATGTATGAGGCGGCGACGATTGACGGAGCCGGGCGGTTCCAGAAAATGTGGTATGTTACGCTGCCGGCCATCCGGGCCACCATCAGCATTCTGTTCATTCTGGCGGTCAGCGGCGTACTCAGCTCCAACTTCGACCAGATTCTGGTGCTGCGCAATTCACTGAATGACAGCGCTTCTAACGTCATTGACTATTACATTTATCAGACAGGTATCGTCTCCAACCGCTTCTCCTATTCTGCGGCGGTCACCCTGGTTAAGGCAGTTATCGCGCTGATCCTGCTGCTGATTGCGAACCAGGTATCCAAAAAAATCAACGACACGTCGCTGTTCTAG
- a CDS encoding winged helix-turn-helix domain-containing protein — protein MDYKVTIDFAPIYECVTSLSALIGKQNHNALDAGPPWVRQVQAQFAPVKLQRMKEVMKLTDNFSLSPYIWSCPGERTVEQFLGWFTALSPGELYEISGRFGQSVPANLAELRDAAAEVIRVWNDGYFKSIDPAITAGLQQEATARAALLDGTNDMELYEAATQGMRLYPAETLKQVILIPQYHARPLVISSLYDEYVFTSYSCDALPPEEGRPSAALLRLTRALSDETRLFILRLLTGSQLNFTEIVKAVGLSKSTIHYHLIALRAAGLIIVHSSGKSTSYSLRLEALNGLSGQIGDYLKG, from the coding sequence ATGGACTACAAAGTAACCATAGACTTCGCGCCCATCTATGAGTGCGTCACCAGCCTGAGTGCGCTGATCGGCAAGCAGAATCATAACGCATTGGATGCCGGGCCCCCTTGGGTCCGCCAGGTGCAGGCACAGTTCGCGCCCGTCAAGCTCCAGAGAATGAAAGAGGTCATGAAGCTTACGGATAATTTCAGCTTGTCTCCTTATATCTGGAGCTGCCCCGGTGAGCGCACTGTAGAACAATTTCTCGGCTGGTTCACGGCGTTGTCTCCAGGAGAACTGTATGAGATTTCCGGGCGCTTCGGACAGAGCGTCCCCGCGAACCTTGCTGAGCTGCGGGATGCTGCCGCTGAAGTGATCCGGGTATGGAATGACGGCTATTTCAAAAGCATAGATCCGGCGATTACCGCAGGACTGCAGCAGGAGGCTACTGCGCGGGCAGCGCTGCTGGACGGCACGAATGATATGGAGCTGTACGAGGCGGCCACACAAGGGATGCGTCTGTACCCGGCAGAGACACTGAAGCAGGTCATTCTTATTCCACAGTATCACGCGCGCCCCTTGGTCATTTCATCTCTCTATGATGAGTATGTATTCACCAGCTATTCCTGTGATGCGCTGCCTCCGGAAGAAGGCCGGCCCTCTGCCGCACTGCTGCGGCTGACCCGGGCGTTGTCGGATGAGACCCGGCTGTTCATTCTCCGGCTGCTTACCGGCAGCCAGCTGAATTTCACAGAGATTGTGAAGGCAGTAGGCCTGTCCAAAAGCACCATCCACTACCACCTGATCGCGCTGCGGGCAGCGGGTCTGATCATTGTGCACAGCAGCGGCAAAAGCACCTCCTACAGCCTGCGGCTGGAGGCGTTGAACGGACTTTCCGGACAAATCGGGGATTATCTGAAGGGGTGA
- a CDS encoding MFS transporter, with protein MQKRSYYGLLSTVSLSAFGDAFGLLAMEWLVYELTGSKLAMGALALSSMIPEQVLRLLGSPLSDRLPRVRFMACLASLRLLALLLPLSLGLAGHLQLWQLFAAASLSGSCSALFLPTAMAVIPGVASTGKLMRAFAIIDGCKGAATLLGPALAGILTAASGALPALGVNAVCYAAAIATLLWLPRTGKPSSPPAAGFSLPGYLREVAEGFSFYRQFPAMLVIMMMAAVSNLSSVAIWTMMVPYVREVLHRDAAAVGTLSTASALGYLAGLGIISAIGEITQRRTVMLGSLGVSGIITMIWGFMPSYGFALFAVFAAGLMGPFFSSLSSSLHGRLVPGQLQGRVNSVRFLISGSLSPIGAFAAGAVAELYGFPVLLLAAGLLPALYAGVAFCLPGLKTLDGDLSAPELPGRQPGKTALAGDI; from the coding sequence ATGCAAAAGCGCAGCTACTACGGGTTGTTATCTACGGTGTCACTCAGCGCCTTCGGCGATGCCTTTGGGCTGCTGGCGATGGAATGGCTGGTCTATGAGCTGACCGGCTCCAAGCTGGCGATGGGAGCGCTGGCGCTCAGCTCCATGATCCCCGAGCAGGTGCTGCGCCTGCTCGGCTCTCCGCTGTCGGACCGGCTGCCGCGCGTCCGGTTCATGGCCTGCCTCGCTTCGCTGCGCCTGCTGGCCCTTCTGCTGCCGCTCTCGCTGGGGCTCGCCGGCCATCTACAGCTCTGGCAGCTGTTCGCCGCCGCCAGTCTGAGCGGCTCTTGCTCGGCGCTGTTCCTGCCGACCGCCATGGCCGTCATCCCCGGTGTTGCCTCCACCGGCAAGCTGATGCGCGCCTTCGCGATCATTGATGGCTGCAAGGGTGCTGCCACCCTGCTCGGTCCGGCGCTCGCCGGCATCCTGACCGCGGCCAGCGGGGCCTTGCCGGCGCTTGGGGTCAACGCCGTCTGTTATGCGGCGGCGATTGCTACCCTGCTGTGGCTGCCCCGGACGGGCAAGCCATCCTCGCCGCCGGCCGCCGGCTTCTCATTGCCCGGCTATCTGCGGGAGGTCGCCGAAGGCTTCTCCTTCTACCGGCAGTTCCCGGCCATGCTGGTCATCATGATGATGGCCGCTGTCAGCAACCTTAGCTCTGTTGCCATCTGGACGATGATGGTCCCATATGTCCGCGAGGTGCTGCACCGCGATGCGGCGGCGGTGGGCACGCTGTCTACGGCTTCTGCACTCGGATACCTGGCCGGATTAGGGATAATCTCGGCCATAGGCGAGATAACGCAGCGGCGCACGGTCATGCTGGGCAGCTTGGGCGTGTCCGGCATCATCACCATGATCTGGGGCTTCATGCCCAGCTACGGCTTTGCCTTGTTTGCCGTATTCGCCGCCGGGCTGATGGGGCCGTTCTTCAGCTCCCTAAGCTCTTCCCTGCACGGACGGCTCGTGCCCGGCCAGCTTCAGGGGCGGGTGAACTCGGTGCGCTTCCTGATCAGCGGGAGCTTATCCCCCATTGGTGCCTTCGCAGCCGGAGCGGTGGCCGAGCTGTACGGGTTCCCTGTGCTTCTGCTGGCCGCAGGTCTTCTACCGGCGCTGTACGCCGGAGTGGCATTCTGCCTGCCTGGCCTGAAGACGCTAGACGGCGACCTGTCTGCGCCGGAGCTGCCAGGACGGCAGCCCGGGAAGACTGCCTTGGCGGGCGACATATAG
- a CDS encoding histidine phosphatase family protein, whose amino-acid sequence MTTTTVYITRHGQTEWNVQKRMQGHQDSPLTPLGVQQAEWLGKAMQDVRLDAVYASSSPRALRTAEIIRGERDIPLTAFDEFKEIRLGIWEGRDAGELEVQYPEQHQLFWGDPGLFSIPGGETFAEVQERALGKLRELIALHEGGAILIATHTVVVKVLMAYYEGRAMEKLWDLPYIHPTCLCRIDITDGVPEIVLHGDTSHYVTSEGEAD is encoded by the coding sequence TTGACGACGACTACAGTGTATATTACCAGACACGGGCAGACGGAATGGAATGTGCAGAAGCGGATGCAGGGCCATCAGGATTCGCCGCTGACCCCGCTGGGGGTGCAGCAGGCAGAGTGGCTGGGCAAGGCGATGCAGGATGTCCGTCTGGATGCGGTATACGCCAGCTCCAGCCCGCGTGCGCTGCGGACGGCAGAGATTATCCGGGGCGAGCGGGATATCCCGCTGACCGCCTTCGACGAATTCAAAGAGATCCGCCTGGGCATCTGGGAAGGCCGGGACGCCGGGGAGCTGGAGGTTCAGTACCCGGAGCAGCATCAATTGTTCTGGGGCGATCCCGGGCTGTTCAGCATCCCTGGCGGCGAGACCTTCGCCGAGGTGCAGGAGCGCGCGCTCGGCAAGCTGCGCGAGCTGATTGCCCTTCATGAAGGCGGCGCGATCCTGATTGCGACTCATACGGTGGTCGTGAAGGTGCTGATGGCTTATTACGAAGGCCGGGCGATGGAGAAGCTATGGGATCTGCCCTACATCCACCCTACCTGCCTCTGCAGAATTGATATCACGGACGGCGTGCCGGAGATCGTGCTGCACGGGGATACGAGTCATTATGTGACCAGTGAGGGTGAGGCTGATTAG
- a CDS encoding histidine kinase: MRERTGALWNSFRYWWGRRSLQSRLIAAYIFIILGPSLLVSLYSYRAINNTYKRDSIEKNSYLLQMEKLYVLNQIEAMERVAQMASTDKGVESYLVSEDEPSLGELIDFNTTTFVSLSQMQFNNPNIEHLRLFSSNKNVHELWPVIFSDDRVSMEPWFQKALQMEGQHYWSFQKRDPDLMKRYAGEVEAGPAKVSLLKEVSIPKGHHVGMVQVDMLLSKFAPKAFTSVQDNESQMMIADEELNLFTRTDHSFLQENPGLSAAVKERLAIYRKTGGWEMEYQENGNSFLLIQAPLEQIDASLVTVVSMKGLMTDISRTRNLIIGANIVFIFLVTVIAYIMNAFILKNLRRLTETMKKVRRGEPYGSIRVSGGGEVGELAHHFSKLLNTINTLVAQAVHKQALSKEAELRTLHNQIDAHFLYNTLENIKMLAEIENQRTISDALTRLGGMMRYNFKWSGEYVKLRDELRHIENYIEVMNIRFEHTIQLELHIDSAYLDVEVLKMSLQPIVENSVKHAWNADGVELTDRIVRIDVTEAEGDLFIVLRDNGLGLTPERLAELHEAIYAKEEPGGAAESSGTGGRKAGGVGLRNVHQRLQLFYGEAYGLEVQSEAGKWTAVYMSLPKVLLTGDNQL; encoded by the coding sequence ATGCGCGAACGAACAGGGGCATTATGGAATTCCTTCCGCTACTGGTGGGGGCGGAGATCGCTGCAGAGCCGGCTGATTGCGGCTTATATCTTCATTATTCTGGGACCCAGCCTGCTGGTGTCCCTCTATTCGTACAGAGCGATCAATAATACGTATAAACGTGATTCGATTGAGAAGAACAGCTATCTGCTGCAGATGGAGAAGCTGTATGTGCTGAACCAAATTGAAGCGATGGAACGGGTCGCCCAGATGGCTTCCACGGATAAAGGGGTGGAGAGCTATCTGGTTAGTGAGGATGAGCCTTCGCTCGGGGAACTGATTGATTTTAATACAACCACCTTTGTGAGCTTGAGCCAGATGCAATTCAATAATCCGAATATTGAGCATCTGCGGCTGTTCTCCAGCAACAAGAATGTGCATGAGCTGTGGCCGGTTATTTTCAGTGATGACCGGGTATCGATGGAACCGTGGTTTCAAAAAGCGCTGCAGATGGAGGGACAGCATTACTGGTCCTTTCAGAAGCGGGATCCCGACCTTATGAAGCGCTATGCGGGGGAAGTGGAGGCTGGCCCGGCCAAGGTGTCGCTGCTGAAGGAAGTCAGCATTCCCAAGGGGCATCATGTCGGGATGGTCCAGGTCGATATGCTGCTGAGCAAGTTCGCGCCAAAGGCGTTCACCTCTGTGCAGGACAATGAATCGCAGATGATGATCGCGGATGAGGAGCTGAACCTGTTCACCCGGACAGACCACTCCTTCCTGCAGGAGAATCCGGGACTCTCTGCGGCGGTTAAAGAACGGCTGGCAATCTACCGTAAGACCGGCGGATGGGAGATGGAGTACCAGGAGAACGGGAATTCGTTCCTGCTGATTCAGGCCCCGCTGGAGCAGATCGACGCTTCCCTGGTCACGGTGGTCTCGATGAAGGGCCTGATGACGGATATCTCGCGTACCCGCAACCTGATTATCGGGGCAAATATCGTTTTTATTTTCCTGGTGACCGTCATTGCCTATATTATGAATGCCTTCATCCTGAAGAATCTCCGCCGCCTGACCGAGACGATGAAAAAGGTCCGCAGAGGTGAGCCTTACGGCAGCATAAGAGTCAGCGGTGGCGGTGAGGTCGGGGAGCTGGCGCATCATTTCTCGAAGCTGCTGAATACGATCAACACGCTGGTGGCCCAGGCGGTGCATAAGCAGGCGCTCTCCAAGGAGGCGGAGCTGCGCACCCTGCATAATCAGATCGATGCCCACTTCCTCTACAATACGCTGGAGAATATCAAAATGCTGGCGGAAATCGAGAATCAGCGCACGATCTCCGATGCCCTTACCCGGCTGGGCGGGATGATGCGTTATAATTTCAAGTGGAGCGGTGAATATGTGAAGCTGCGGGACGAGCTCCGCCACATCGAGAATTATATTGAGGTTATGAACATCCGGTTCGAACACACCATTCAGTTGGAGCTTCATATCGACAGTGCGTATCTGGATGTAGAGGTGCTTAAGATGTCGCTGCAGCCGATTGTGGAGAACAGTGTGAAGCATGCCTGGAATGCGGACGGGGTGGAGCTGACGGACCGTATTGTACGGATTGATGTTACCGAAGCCGAGGGCGATCTCTTCATTGTCCTGCGCGACAATGGCCTCGGGCTGACCCCGGAGCGGCTGGCCGAGCTGCATGAGGCGATCTATGCGAAGGAAGAGCCTGGAGGTGCGGCAGAATCTTCCGGTACCGGCGGGCGTAAGGCAGGAGGCGTCGGATTGCGCAATGTGCATCAGCGCCTGCAGCTGTTCTACGGCGAAGCCTACGGGCTGGAGGTGCAGAGTGAGGCAGGGAAGTGGACTGCGGTCTACATGTCACTGCCCAAAGTTCTATTGACGGGGGACAACCAACTATGA